From Montipora foliosa isolate CH-2021 chromosome 6, ASM3666993v2, whole genome shotgun sequence, a single genomic window includes:
- the LOC138006347 gene encoding TATA box-binding protein-associated factor RNA polymerase I subunit B-like, with translation MPFCALCESETFDSIDGLYFCQSCGTQSQDIRDEDVDDQYGEPSATLQVSKKGKRGQKKRFYADKGKPWFMYEAYQHVMKAQVEFLIGLGVNQALKDVVFKLWHKYLQITGSAFTSNPDGTLPSKSSIFYYRDAELLGLNKRKKRQKKPNEDDDSDKIELCSHLSDEQVDDPHGTQLEENIIDGGNMNLEDDLPGYHSCLHAKPADKDNHESSDEEFVGSVTVQGAKHGTPINCRSKIRVGHSSLQLTLVFCYLGLLWIDEPIFLSDIIRWAKQGQFPFFQATRHLPGYMKFGFGDFHCLCPKRVPLLRTLLRHASQLAKLLRLPRFPDQKWATYTSRFIVDLHLPGILHGIVRKLLRRARVSAEIYPALFMGGGSCIPLFEIGAMAFIVVAMKLCYGLDDNTERKQEAIAVQSSDANPCNVMPLFTDWLKCWKRCEAKNFENGVPWTDEQSRLLRNPAAYTSFCRSDIFGSWNPTDKVYTGIEAKNYRINRTTNEESQKRYAQLFKSVMSRENGKEFSGLTSPPATSFTGTCTHVTEESRGPMQTGTCSHMGDSGEGRCFKDLRSRGVNALDLFENGRDAKYVSYPRNSLNQNAFHDSYIMLLNILADRIEVTADDIQVEVRKIEGALFGNTVSRAVFN, from the exons ATGCCGTTTTGTGCGCTATGTGAAAGCGAAACTTTTGATTCTATAGATGGATTATATTTCTGTCAAAGCTGTGGAACACAGAGTCAG GACATAAGAGATGAAGACGTTGATGATCAGTATGGCGAACCATCTGCTACTTTACAAGTTTCGAAAAAGGGGAAAAGAGgacaaaagaaaagatttt ATGCTGACAAGGGAAAACCTTGGTTTATGTATGAAGCATATCAACATGTAATGAAAGCTCAAGTGGAATTCCTAATAGGACTTGGAGTAAATCAAGCCCTAAAG GATGTTGTATTCAAATTGTGGCACAAGTACCTTCAAATTACTGGCAGTGCTTTCACTAGCAATCCTGATGGCACTTTACCTTCTAAAAGCTCCATTTTTTACTATCGTGATGCTGAGCTGCTTGGTCTTAATAAACGGAAGAAGCGACAAAAGAAACCCAATGAAGATGATGATTCGGATAAAATAGAACTGTGCTCACATTTAAGTGATGAACAAG TGGATGACCCCCATGGAACTCAATTGGAAGAGAATATTATTGATGGAGGTAACATGAACCTTGAGGATGACTTGCCAGGCTACCATTCATGTCTCCACGCTAAGCCTGCTGATAAAGACAACCATGAAAGCAGTGATGAGGAATTTGTTGGATCTGTCACTGTTCAAGGGGCTAAGCATGGTACACCAATAAATTGCAGATCAAAGATTCGTGTTGGTCACAGTTCTCTCCAGTTAACATTGGTGTTTTGCTACCTTGGCTTGCTTTGGATTGATGAACCTATTTTCCTGAGTGATATAATAAG GTGGGCAAAACAGGGTCAGTTTCCTTTCTTCCAAGCAACGAGGCATCTTCCTGGTTACATGAAATTTGGATTTGGTGATTTTCACTGTCTGTGCCCAAAAAG GGTACCTCTACTGCGAACACTCCTCAGGCATGCATCACAGCTTGCAAAGTTACTACGCCTTCCACGTTTTCCAGACCAGAAATGGGCAACATATACTTCGCGGTTTATCGTAGATCTTCATCTTCCAG GTATACTACATGGAATTGTTCGAAAACTCCTAAGGAGAGCAAGGGTCTCCGCAGAAATCTACCCTGCATTGTTTATGGGCGGTGGTAGTTGTATTCCTCTCTTTGAAATTGGTGCAATGGCATTTATTGTTGTGGCCATGAAACTTTGCTATGGTCTCGATGACAATACGGAAAG GAAACAGGAAGCCATTGCTGTGCAAAGTTCAGATGCCAATCCATGTAATGTGATGCCTTTATtcactgattggttgaaatgcTGGAAGCGTTGCGAGGCTaagaattttgaaaatggtGTTCCCTGGACAGATGAACAGAGTAGGCTGCTGCGCAATCCCGCGGCATACACTTCTTTTTGTAGATCGGACATTTTCGGTTCATGGAATCCCACCGACAAAGTTTACACGGGAATCGAGGCTAAAAATTATCGCATCAACCGAACAACGAACGAAGAAAGCCAGAAACGATACGCGCAACTTTTCAAGAGCGTGATGAGCCGAGAAAACGGAAAAGAGTTCAGTGGCCTGACTTCACCACCTGCCACAAGTTTTACCGGCACTTGCACGCACGTGACAGAAGAGTCACGTGGACCTATGCAAACAGGCACTTGCTCTCACATGGGAGATAGTGGAGAAGGGCGTTGTTTCAAAGATTTGCGCTCTCGCGGAGTTAATGCTTTAGACCTTTTTGAAAACGGCAGAGATGCTAAGTACGTTTCTTACCCGAGGAATAGTCTAAATCAAAACGCATTTCACGATTCGTATATCATGTTGCTCAATATATTAGCAGATCGCATAGAGGTGACAGCCGACGACATCCAAGTCGAGGTCCGCAAAATTGAAGGAGCTTTATTCGGCAATACAGTTtcaagagcggttttcaattag
- the LOC138006349 gene encoding fatty acid desaturase 6-like, whose amino-acid sequence MPPFGKTDRTVDQLLESDKKDEEKMSANEPSMSELNLLVKDVISESSWWDLYGVDLAVMFVNFAILPLGYFLLGCSRIPMFLLGHLLLSWVFSTFTVKLAHASLHNSLAGSTYFINRLLSIFFLEIWGGFTEVGAYETHIKIHHPYTNIIGLGDSSSWRAPFLGRTTYLFIAPLFMQLSYPYMSLKLLAGHWWSQARFLCVLLSGHMMHFCLFRYVSGLSALWSILCNFTVRIVFVIPYIHVNIFQHIGLPMYDVNKRPKRLYQLASAVLNLQRNPLLDYNFGHSFFSCHIEHHLFPRLSDNMCLKIQPVVSSYLKKHGLPYTKATYTSQLRKFYDNYEELMVKAPPITELVGLQ is encoded by the coding sequence ATGCCTCCATTTGGCAAAACTGATAGGACAGTGGATCAGttgctggaaagtgataagAAAGATGAGGAAAAAATGTCAGCAAATGAACCATCAATGAGCGAACTTAATTTGCTGGTCAAAGATGTCATTTCAGAAAGTTCCTGGTGGGATCTGTATGGAGTTGACCTGGCAGTAATGTTTGTGAACTTCGCAATTCTTCCACTGGGCTACTTTCTTCTTGGATGTAGCAGGATTCCCATGTTTCTCCTAGGTCATCTTCTTCTCTCGTGGGTCTTTTCCACTTTTACTGTGAAACTGGCCCATGCATCTCTCCATAATTCCCTGGCTGGCTCAACATACTTCATCAACCGCCTTCTCTCAATATTCTTTCTAGAAATTTGGGGAGGTTTTACAGAGGTGGGAGCCTATGAAACTCATATCAAGATTCACCATCCTTATACAAATATCATTGGCTTAGGTGACTCGAGTTCTTGGCGAGCACCCTTCTTGGGCCGCACCACATACCTTTTCATTGCCCCTCTGTTCATGCAACTTTCCTACCCCTATATGAGCCTAAAATTGCTTGCAGGGCATTGGTGGTCGCAAGCACGGTTTCTCTGTGTACTACTATCAGGTCATATGATGCATTTCTGTTTGTTCCGGTATGTTTCTGGTCTGTCTGCCCTTTGGAGTATTCTGTGCAATTTCACTGTGCGCATTGTTTTTGTCATCCCTTACATCCATGTGAACATATTTCAGCACATTGGCTTGCCAATGTATGATGTGAATAAACGCCCCAAGCGTCTGTACCAGCTTGCCTCGGCAGTCCTAAATCTCCAGAGGAATCCACTTCTAGATTACAACTTTGGccattcatttttcagttgTCATATTGAACATCATTTATTTCCACGCCTTTCTGATAACATGTGCCTGAAGATTCAGCCAGTTGTATCCAGCTATTTAAAGAAACATGGCTTACCATACACCAAAGCAACATATACAAGTCAACTGAGAAAATTTTATGATAACTATGAAGAGCTCATGGTTAAGGCTCCACCGATTACAGAATTAGTTGGACTACAGTAA